In a genomic window of Wyeomyia smithii strain HCP4-BCI-WySm-NY-G18 chromosome 1, ASM2978416v1, whole genome shotgun sequence:
- the LOC129716895 gene encoding pre-mRNA-splicing factor CWC22 homolog, which yields MRRELGSEIREVLNKYSVRKDEDRTGKVDDNHKKVEEQKNDEEKAQNGASAQDQAESQGQQERPTRTIPKNSPQNQKEETTNFELQLLRHRLKLLEQQLVEARSSARATENNNDRRRGRQRSCISTESEDSDSDSSWVKGENRLGHHSRRTGERQSHQRKSTERQFEREENRPSNRRSMDRRSDNQDRQNGYQRDRHRQRTTLGNDREDRDESDDCGIHNERRSGNRNNRRNEQDHRARRTDNDSDYSRTGQHRQREIED from the coding sequence ATGCGTAGGGAACTCGGGAGTGAAATACGGGAAGTGTTGAACAAATATAGTGTTAGAAAAGACGAGGACCGTACGGGGAAAGTTGACGACAATCACAAGAAAGTAGAGGAGCAGAAAAATGACGAAGAAAAAGCGCAAAACGGAGCATCTGCTCAAGACCAAGCAGAATCTCAAGGCCAACAGGAAAGACCGACCAGGACAATTCCCAAGAATTCGCCGCAGAACCAAAAGGAAGAGACTACGAATTTTGAACTGCAACTTTTGAGGCATAGGCTAAAATTGTTAGAACAACAGCTAGTTGAAGCAAGGTCGTCAGCGCGAGCGACAGAAAATAACAATGATAGACGTCGGGGTCGTCAGCGAAGTTGTATCTCTACCGAATCTGAAGATTCAGACAGTGATAGTTCCTGGGTCAAAGGGGAAAATAGATTGGGGCACCATTCCAGAAGAACCGGAGAAAGGCAGTCACATCAGAGAAAAAGTACAGAAAGACAGTTTGAGCGCGAGGAGAACCGACCGTCAAACCGACGCAGCATGGACCGGCGAAGTGATAACCAAGATCGCCAAAATGGCTATCAAAGGGACAGACACAGACAGAGAACAACCCTTGGGAACGATCGGGAAGATCGGGATGAGTCAGATGATTGCGGAATACATAACGAGCGGCGGAGTGGTAACCGAAATAATAGGAGGAACGAACAAGACCACAGAGCCAGAAGAACAGATAACGATTCCGATTACAGTAGAACAGGGCAACATAGACAACGAGAGATCGAGGATTGA
- the LOC129725757 gene encoding excitatory amino acid transporter 3-like isoform X1, with the protein MAKNNSRIGRLIRQNILILLTIGSVVIGVALGLGLRYIGEDIWNQRTVMYANFVGDLFLRCIKAIILPLIITSLISAVGSMDQSLSKKIGGLSILYYMTTTILAVIEGIVWVTTIKPGQWMNDENTSANKPIANITTVDTFLDLIRNAIPPNLVQACLEQYQTVLTPPTTYPTEINLGKWDISGRYITGTNLIGIVAASIAFGVALSTLKSEVQEVLTFIQQLSVTVMRVTGWIIWLSPIGVLSLIIAKFLEMDNIEEVFTKLGMYFTVVVCGIIFHGIIVLPTIYFLLTRKNPYKFLINMGQAIATAFGTSSSSATMPVTMQCLEEKNKIDVRITRFVIPIGTTINMDGTALYEAVAAIFIAQLRGLELSFEKIVAVAITATAASIGTAAVPQGGLVTLVMVLDSIGLPSEDVSLIIAVDWLVSATVVANHRRSERRLHTQDPNSRPVYQRTGANGFTSSCDGRRDPRDFSPQKISRCRLGLNLDQLGWL; encoded by the exons atggcaaaaaataatAGTCGTATAGGCCGTCTTATAAGACAAAATATATTGATTCTATTAACAATAGGAAGTGTTGTGATTGGAGTGGCCTTAGGGTTAGGGCTCCGCTACATAGGCGAAGATATATGGAACCAAAGGACTGTGATGTATGCCAATTTTGTCGGCGATCTGTTCCTTCGATGCATTAAAGCGATTATTTTGCCTCTAATCATAACATCCCTAATTTCTGCGGTTGGTTCCATGGATCaaagtttgtcaaaaaaaattggTGGATTATCAATATTATACTATATGACCACAACTATTTTGGCGGTAATAGAGGGTATCGTCTGGGTTACAACAATTAAACCAGGACAATGGATGAACGATGAAAACACTTCTGCAAACAAACCAATTGCAAACATTACTACGGTGGACACGTTTTTGGATCTGATAAGGAATGCAATCCCTCCAAATCTAGTACAAGCGTGTTTGGAACAATACCAAACTGTCTTGACACCTCCAACTACATACCCAACAGAAATTAATCTTGGAAAATGGGATATTTCTGGTCGGTATATCACTGGCACTAATTTAATTGGAATAGTGGCTGCATCTATCGCTTTTGGAGTAGCATTGAGCACGTTAAAAAGTGAAGTACAAGAGGTTCTTACTTTTATACAGCAATTATCGGTTACTGTTATGAGAGTCACTGGTTGGATTATTTG GTTATCTCCCATTGGAGTTCTGTCACTAATCATTGCGAAATTTTTGGAAATGGATAACATTGAAGaggttttcactaaattaggAATGTATTTTACTGTAGTGGTCTGCGGAATAATTTTCCATGGGATCATTGTTCTtccaacaatttattttttactcaCTAGGAAGAATCCATATAAGTTTCTTATTAATATGGGTCAAGCAATAGCAACAGCTTTCGGAACTTCATCCAGCTCGGCAACAATGCCAGTTACGATGCAATGCTTAGAGGAAAAAAATAAGATCGACGTACGTATAACTCGTTTTGTTATCCCTATTGGAACAACTATCAATATGGACGGAACTGCTCTCTATGAAGCTGTTGCTGCAATATTTATAGCCCAACTGCGTGGACTAGaactatcatttgaaaaaattgtagCAGTTGCGATAACAGCAACCGCAGCTAGCATAGGAACAGCAGCAGTACCACAAGGGGGTTTGGTGACGCTCGTAATGGTTTTGGATTCTATCGGTCTACCGAGTGAAGATGTGTCGTTGATTATTGCTGTTGATTGGTTAGT ttccgccactgttgtggccaatcaccgacgctcagagaggcgactccacacccaggaccctaactcacgacccgtttatcaacggaccggtgccaacggctttacttcctcatgcgatggaaggcgtgatcccagagatttttcgcctcagaaaatctcccggtgtcggctaggattgaatctagaccagttgggttggttgtga
- the LOC129725757 gene encoding excitatory amino acid transporter 3-like isoform X2, translating to MAKNNSRIGRLIRQNILILLTIGSVVIGVALGLGLRYIGEDIWNQRTVMYANFVGDLFLRCIKAIILPLIITSLISAVGSMDQSLSKKIGGLSILYYMTTTILAVIEGIVWVTTIKPGQWMNDENTSANKPIANITTVDTFLDLIRNAIPPNLVQACLEQYQTVLTPPTTYPTEINLGKWDISGRYITGTNLIGIVAASIAFGVALSTLKSEVQEVLTFIQQLSVTVMRVTGWIIWLSPIGVLSLIIAKFLEMDNIEEVFTKLGMYFTVVVCGIIFHGIIVLPTIYFLLTRKNPYKFLINMGQAIATAFGTSSSSATMPVTMQCLEEKNKIDVRITRFVIPIGTTINMDGTALYEAVAAIFIAQLRGLELSFEKIVAVAITATAASIGTAAVPQGGLVTLVMVLDSIGLPSEDVSLIIAVDWLVNRFRATVNVLGDCFGAGIVQHYSRNDLLSIN from the exons atggcaaaaaataatAGTCGTATAGGCCGTCTTATAAGACAAAATATATTGATTCTATTAACAATAGGAAGTGTTGTGATTGGAGTGGCCTTAGGGTTAGGGCTCCGCTACATAGGCGAAGATATATGGAACCAAAGGACTGTGATGTATGCCAATTTTGTCGGCGATCTGTTCCTTCGATGCATTAAAGCGATTATTTTGCCTCTAATCATAACATCCCTAATTTCTGCGGTTGGTTCCATGGATCaaagtttgtcaaaaaaaattggTGGATTATCAATATTATACTATATGACCACAACTATTTTGGCGGTAATAGAGGGTATCGTCTGGGTTACAACAATTAAACCAGGACAATGGATGAACGATGAAAACACTTCTGCAAACAAACCAATTGCAAACATTACTACGGTGGACACGTTTTTGGATCTGATAAGGAATGCAATCCCTCCAAATCTAGTACAAGCGTGTTTGGAACAATACCAAACTGTCTTGACACCTCCAACTACATACCCAACAGAAATTAATCTTGGAAAATGGGATATTTCTGGTCGGTATATCACTGGCACTAATTTAATTGGAATAGTGGCTGCATCTATCGCTTTTGGAGTAGCATTGAGCACGTTAAAAAGTGAAGTACAAGAGGTTCTTACTTTTATACAGCAATTATCGGTTACTGTTATGAGAGTCACTGGTTGGATTATTTG GTTATCTCCCATTGGAGTTCTGTCACTAATCATTGCGAAATTTTTGGAAATGGATAACATTGAAGaggttttcactaaattaggAATGTATTTTACTGTAGTGGTCTGCGGAATAATTTTCCATGGGATCATTGTTCTtccaacaatttattttttactcaCTAGGAAGAATCCATATAAGTTTCTTATTAATATGGGTCAAGCAATAGCAACAGCTTTCGGAACTTCATCCAGCTCGGCAACAATGCCAGTTACGATGCAATGCTTAGAGGAAAAAAATAAGATCGACGTACGTATAACTCGTTTTGTTATCCCTATTGGAACAACTATCAATATGGACGGAACTGCTCTCTATGAAGCTGTTGCTGCAATATTTATAGCCCAACTGCGTGGACTAGaactatcatttgaaaaaattgtagCAGTTGCGATAACAGCAACCGCAGCTAGCATAGGAACAGCAGCAGTACCACAAGGGGGTTTGGTGACGCTCGTAATGGTTTTGGATTCTATCGGTCTACCGAGTGAAGATGTGTCGTTGATTATTGCTGTTGATTGGTTAGT